The following coding sequences lie in one Zingiber officinale cultivar Zhangliang chromosome 2B, Zo_v1.1, whole genome shotgun sequence genomic window:
- the LOC122047346 gene encoding BTB/POZ domain and ankyrin repeat-containing protein NPR1-like yields the protein MDDSHRFSDSEVTTGSPNHFSPQFPPAEAELGFPVAQAAAFSRLSEQLGCLLHAPELNFCSDARIGGVPVHRCVLSARSPFFREKFAAGATELEIVDLAEGFEVGPEALVAVLQYIYTGRLEELPIGVAECVDESCIRHEACWPALHFMLQVLHAASTFQIHELVSLFQRRLFDILNEVAKDDILPILVVANLNKNHCGQLLKKCIELVAVSDIESVTLEKKLSQELVKRILDVRAHLMLGGSNGLGLPAAKKIYGALDTDDIELVKRFIDGKPTILDDAKALHYAVAFCHTNVTKQLLDLHLADINGRDHRNRTVLHIAAMRKEPEIIMYLLDKGARPFDVTTDGRTALQIAKRLTRAVDYRSVGTAPTPRERLSIEVLEQAESRDSVTEVTSIPVEMTSDNPREKLFYLKSRVWLAECLFPAEAKTAMNNANVEGALKFHSSNSCAGSKRSACDVIKAPFKMTEEDFRLMNALATTVTLGMRFFPRCSKLINKFLDEGLSDRLTAELDTSEERKNRFNEIMEDFSLAFTEDKKELEYASPSASTSKSTRRGSKAAKRCQ from the exons ATGGACGACAGCCATCGCTTCTCCGACTCCGAGGTCACCACCGGCAGCCCGAACCACTTCTCTCCGCAGTTTCCGCCGGCGGAGGCTGAGCTTGGCTTTCCGGTCGCCCAGGCGGCGGCGTTCAGCCGCCTCTCGGAGCAACTCGGATGCCTCCTCCACGCCCCGGAGCTCAACTTCTGCTCTGACGCACGCATCGGCGGGGTGCCTGTCCACCGCTGCGTGCTCTCTGCGCGGAGCCCCTTCTTCCGGGAGAAATTCGCGGCTGGGGCGACCGAACTCGAGATCGTTGATCTGGCGGAAGGATTTGAGGTCGGGCCTGAGGCACTTGTCGCTGTGCTCCAGTACATCTACACCGGCCGCCTAGAGGAGCTCCCCATCGGCGTGGCGGAATGCGTTGACGAGAGCTGCATCCGCCACGAGGCCTGCTGGCCCGCCCTCCATTTCATGCTCCAGGTGCTCCACGCCGCCTCCACGTTCCAGATCCACGAGCTCGTCAGCCTTTTTCAG CGGCGCCTCTTCGACATCCTAAATGAAGTAGCCAAAGATGACATCCTCCCTATCCTTGTTGTTGCAAATTTGAACAAGAATCATTGCGGACAACTACTCAAGAAATGCATCGAATTGGTAGCCGTATCTGATATTGAGTCCGTGACACTGGAAAAGAAGTTGTCCCAAGAACTTGTGAAGCGCATCCTTGACGTCCGAGCTCACTTGATGTTGGGCGGTTCAAATGGCCTCGGACTTCCTGCTGCCAAAAAGATCTATGGTGCTCTTGACACAGATGACATTGAGTTAGTCAAGCGGTTTATCGACGGCAAACCTACCATTCTAGATGATGCCAAGGCTCTGCATTATGCAGTAGCATTTTGCCATACGAACGTCACAAAAcagcttctggatcttcatctcgCAGATATCAACGGCAGAGACCACAGAAATCGTACCGTGCTTCACATTGCCGCGATGAGGAAAGAGCCTGAAATCATAATGTACTTGTTGGACAAGGGAGCTCGACCATTCGATGTTACGACGGACGGAAGGACTGCCCTTCAAATAGCCAAGAGGCTCACTCGGGCTGTGGACTACAGGTCAGTCGGAACTGCTCCAACTCCAAGAGAACGATTGTCCATCGAGGTGTTGGAGCAAGCTGAATCGAGAGATTCTGTTACAGAAGTAACTTCTATTCCAGTCGAAATGACGAGTGACAATCCTCGGGAGAAGTTATTCTATCTGAAGAGCAGAG TTTGGCTGGCCGAGTGCCTTTTTCCTGCCGAAGCAAAAACTGCTATGAACAATGCCAATgtggaaggcgccctcaagttCCACAGTAGTAATTCTTGTGCAGGGAGCAAGCGATCGGCCTGTGATGTTATAAAGGCACCTTTCAAAATGACAGAGGAGGACTTCCGTCTGATGAATGCCCTAGCGACGACAG TGACACTGGGAATGCGTTTCTTCCCGCGATGCTCGAAGCTGATCAACAAGTTCCTCGACGAAGGCCTGTCTGATCGACTGACTGCAGAGCTTGACACTTCGGAAGAGCGGAAGAACAGATTTAACGAGATTATGGAAGATTTTTCCTTGGCATTTACTGAAGATAAAAAAGAGTTGGAATATGCATCTCCCTCTGCTTCAACTTCGAAATCTACAAGACGAGGCTCCAAGGCGGCCAAAAGATGTCAATGA